One window of the Branchiostoma lanceolatum isolate klBraLanc5 chromosome 3, klBraLanc5.hap2, whole genome shotgun sequence genome contains the following:
- the LOC136430336 gene encoding RING finger protein 24-like isoform X8, with the protein MEEAVDGDIAMVGLAVFSCYMCLVLVALCMCCYLCHSRLRREARLERGYKKITYKKKKCSSNELDFLSDKTCAVCLEDFKLMEEIGLCPCGHAFHRKCISKWLEIRNTCPMCNSQVKQQASERSTLVRTVDLPVTRV; encoded by the exons ATGGAGGAGGCTGTGGATGGTGATATTGCAATGGTTGGACTTGCCGTTTTCTCCTGTTATATGTGTCTAGTGCTGGTAGCACTGTGTATGTGCTGTTACCTCTGTCATAGCAG GTTGAGAAGAGAAGCAAGGCTGGAAAGGGGATACAAAAAG ATCACatacaagaaaaagaaatgttccTCAAATGAG CTGGACTTCCTCTCGGACAAG ACCTGTGCGGTGTGTTTAGAAGACTTCAAGCTGATGGAGGAGATTGGACTCTGTCCTTGTGGACATGCCTTCCATAGAAA ATGTATTTCCAAGTGGCTGGAAATCAGGAACACCTGTCCCATGTGTAACTCCCAAGTCAAACAGCAGGCCAGCGAGAGGTCCACCCTGGTCAGGACAGTGGACCTCCCTGTCACAAGAGTATGA
- the LOC136430336 gene encoding RING finger protein 24-like isoform X7 has protein sequence MTDHDVPYDIGYSVILPLAPSIAIVSVFLCWCCTCCYCHIKREARLRREARLERGYKKITYKKKKCSSNETCAVCLEDFKLMEEIGLCPCGHAFHRKCISKWLEIRNTCPMCNSQVKQQASERSTLVRTVDLPVTRV, from the exons ATGACTGATCATGATGTTCCCTACGACATTGGATATAGTGTCATACTACCACTGGCTCCCAGTATTGCCATTGTTAGTGTCTTCCTCTGTTGGTGCTGTACTTGTTGTTACTGTCACATCAAGCGAGAGGCAAG GTTGAGAAGAGAAGCAAGGCTGGAAAGGGGATACAAAAAG ATCACatacaagaaaaagaaatgttccTCAAATGAG ACCTGTGCGGTGTGTTTAGAAGACTTCAAGCTGATGGAGGAGATTGGACTCTGTCCTTGTGGACATGCCTTCCATAGAAA ATGTATTTCCAAGTGGCTGGAAATCAGGAACACCTGTCCCATGTGTAACTCCCAAGTCAAACAGCAGGCCAGCGAGAGGTCCACCCTGGTCAGGACAGTGGACCTCCCTGTCACAAGAGTATGA
- the LOC136430336 gene encoding RING finger protein 24-like isoform X5 produces the protein MTDHDVPYDIGYSVILPLAPSIAIVSVFLCWCCTCCYCHIKREARLRREARLERGYKKITYKKKKCSSNELDFLSDKTCAVCLEDFKLMEEIGLCPCGHAFHRKCISKWLEIRNTCPMCNSQVKQQASERSTLVRTVDLPVTRV, from the exons ATGACTGATCATGATGTTCCCTACGACATTGGATATAGTGTCATACTACCACTGGCTCCCAGTATTGCCATTGTTAGTGTCTTCCTCTGTTGGTGCTGTACTTGTTGTTACTGTCACATCAAGCGAGAGGCAAG GTTGAGAAGAGAAGCAAGGCTGGAAAGGGGATACAAAAAG ATCACatacaagaaaaagaaatgttccTCAAATGAG CTGGACTTCCTCTCGGACAAG ACCTGTGCGGTGTGTTTAGAAGACTTCAAGCTGATGGAGGAGATTGGACTCTGTCCTTGTGGACATGCCTTCCATAGAAA ATGTATTTCCAAGTGGCTGGAAATCAGGAACACCTGTCCCATGTGTAACTCCCAAGTCAAACAGCAGGCCAGCGAGAGGTCCACCCTGGTCAGGACAGTGGACCTCCCTGTCACAAGAGTATGA
- the LOC136430335 gene encoding uncharacterized protein, translating to MALKGCHPTTLRVVSFICTFLTLGSILPVFLDVSDDSLSVPIATISPSGVPENSTKEVSVCWNWNMELDQDGRCPFSFLFAAVVISGTVLLCSILSNLARRCCDCYQGVSRRPCLRYLFQFSAFVGNLMTFLLLAAFVVLMLVFSFADEVSKQRLTDKILAKMYHIWFALLCLGTLLSFTATVLSGVESVQRRSSDWLEYSNSQLLMYHASLNYGDF from the exons ATGGCCCTGAAAGGGTGCCACCCCACCACCCTGAGAGTGGTGTCCTTCATATGCACGTTCCTGACATTGGGCAGTATCTTGCCTGTGTTCCTGGATGTATCAGATGACTCCCTCTCTGTGCCAATAGCCACCATCTCTCCTTCAGGTGTACCG GAAAACTCTACAAAAGAGGTGTCAGTATGTTGGAACTGGAACATGGAGCTGGATCAAGATGGCAGATGCCCCTTCTCCTTCCTGTTCGCTGCAGTTGTGATCAGTGGGACCGTCCTTCTGTGCTCGATACTGTCCAACCTGGCTCGGCGGTGCTGTGACTGCTACCAAGGCGTGTCCCGCCGCCCCTGCCTACGTTACCTGTTCCAGTTTTCTGCCTTTGTCGGCAACCTAATGACATTCCTCCTCCTGGCTGCTTTTGTTGTTCTGATGTTGGTTTTCAGCTTCGCAGATGAAGTCAGTAAACAGCGACTTACAGACAAGATCCTTGCCAAGATGTATCACATCTGGTTTGCCCTGCTTTGTCTTGGCACTCTGCTGTCTTTCACAGCCACGGTGCTGAGTGGTGTGGAAAGTGTGCAGCGCCGTTCGTCTGACTGGCTGGAATACTCTAATTCTCAGTTGCTGATGTACCATGCCAGTCTTAACTACGGTGACTTCTAA